The Oncorhynchus tshawytscha isolate Ot180627B linkage group LG16, Otsh_v2.0, whole genome shotgun sequence nucleotide sequence tgctgacgttgtttcctgaggcagtttggaactccgtagtgagtgttgtaaccgagaAGATTTTTACATGCTACGTGTTTCAGTACTCGGCGGGCCCGTTCTCAGAGCTtttctacacctgtcagcaacgggtgtggctgaaatacccgaatccactaatttgaatgggtgtccacatacttttgtgtgtgtgtatgtatatatatatatatatatatgtgtaaaaTTTTAAatacaaagtgctggagtacagaggcaAAATAATGTATCACTGTCCAAATACCTTTGGACCTCACTGTACATTATTTACTGCTTTAATTACAGATCTGCTTTGAGAACCTAATAGTAAATTGCTTTCCCACACTCATTTTCTACCCCTAATCCAAAGGTGTTCTACGGTCCAAAGGCATTTGCAGTCTCCCATTATTTGATGTTGAAGAAATAAGAATTCACAAAACGAGAGTGAATTTCGGGTAATGCTGTTTGACAATGTGGTAATTTCTTTGCTATACCGTGTAAAAATGTGTTAATATACTTTTTTCATGCCTGTAGCCCTCTTGACATTTGCCTTAACAGAAATGGTCTCTTCAGTTAAATTACTTGTATTTGTCACCCCTGCTCTCAACAAGTATATTCAATGCAGAGAAAATCTTACAGATGTGAACACAGAATGAGCAAATGTTTCCACACCATTTGGGGCTTTCAGTTCTTGTAAGTTGATCTCAAAAGCTCCCCTGAATTGTTCGGTCACAGTCAAAATCATCATTCtcagaaaaatcacatttacaaaatTCAAAGAGGGAGGAAAGGTCTTCGAGACTGGGTGCCAGTGTCAGGCACAAGACAAGATACCCCAAAACGAGGGGGAGATAAAGTTCATGGGTGGGGCATTGAGTGGGATGAgactagtgttctagtgttcagaGGGGTTGTTGGAATAGTCCTAGGGGGCTTCTGGGGGTAGGGGTGACCCTAAGGATGCTCCCAATCCCTAAATCCTTGTTTTTCCAACCTCGACTTCTACCCCTCAGGCACCTCTGTAGATTAGATAGGCGTACCTGGGCTATCGGGGAAGGTGGAGATGGAGCTATTACCATATTGCTTCTACTTATCCAATTCTTCTAGTTATTCACTTCAACATGAAGTTTCTAGGGCTTACATTTTGAATTCGGATGGGAACTCATTTTAGCCATTCCTGTGGAGTGATCAGCCTATTTCTTACACAATTACTTTTGTATCCAGAAAGGGGAATCAAGAGCATAGGGATGGGAACAAGTTAGAGAATGGGAGCACAGCTTCTTGTCTCCTGTACCtccctacttctctctgtagtggaGCATGTACATCTTCAGAGGCTCAGGGAGCGGCAGGCTCAGGATCCTTTCTCTGAGCAGGTTCACTGGAGCCTCATGTAGAAGGGCACCGccctccctactctcctccccctcttcctcctgctcctcttcctcaggTTCTCCTCGAATCCTGCAGTTCCCTTCTTCTTCCTCGTGTTCTGCGTCTGAGCGGTTGTTGTCGTCGTCCAACGGCCCGGGGATGAGGCGGCTCATGAATACGTAGCGGTTGGAGAGCAGGGTGGAGCCACAGTGTTGGGCCTGCCGGAGCCGCTCCCCGTTGTGGGCCAACCCCCTGGGCAACGGCCCTGGCCCCACCACTGTCTTCTTTAACATCAGACGGATAAAGATGCGAGCCAAGTCCTGCAGAGTCCGCACCTCAAACATGGTCGCTGAGGAGGTACACACAAATGACAAGAGGAAACCATTTCACACACTCCCACATAGTAAGTGATGGAAGTTCTGCCTTCCCATTTTGTAACTAGTCCAACATGCATCTGAGACAACATAGTGTTCAACAACTGTCACCTCCCCCCCGTGGTTCTGAGTCTCCAGGGCCTGTTTTCACAAAGCCTCAGAGTAGGATAGCTGATCTAGAATCAGCCCCCCCCCCCGTCATTTATTATAATCTAAAAGGCTAAATTTATCCTAGATAAGcacctactctgagatgctttgcgAATACCGGCCCAGACAAAGGCTCACATGGAAAACGACCTCTGTTACATAGACAATCATATGACAGATGTGCTAGTACAGTACTTACGTAAAGGCACTGCTTTAGGTTTACTGTTATCTCTGTGTTTGGGCAACACCAGTGGGGCAAAGGACACGGCAATGATGTTTTTGGTCTCCCAGCTGTTGTAGCCTGTTCGAGTGATCTTGGTCAactaaggagagaggaagggcaaTAATGTGTTTGTGTACTGGAGATTTTTTTGTAGTAAGCAGTGTTAagaaatatttatttatatacagaTCTTTCTCTAAACAAGTGGAGCACAGAGCATTAGCTACACACAAAGGAAACGAGTATCAAAATGTCTCAATGTGTATAGAGGGTATACAAACAATTTCTTGGAGCGGGACCAAGAAAGATGAGACAACAATTACAACAGAGAAGATGTATAACACCACAAGACACCAGAATATATCAAAGTGCTAGAAATAGCACTGGGTTAAGAGGTGAGTTTATCTaagtttttttttacccctttttctccccaatttcgtggtatccaattgttgtagtagctactatcttgtctcatcgctacaactcccgtaagggctcgggagagacgaaggttgaaagtcatgcgtcctccgatacacaacccaaccggCCATAATGCTTCTTaactccaacccggaagccagccgcaccaatgtgtcggagggtacaccgtgcacctggcaaccttggttagcgcgcactgagcccagcccgccacaggagtgatgtgtcgctggtgtgcgatgagacaaggacatccctaccgaccaagccctccctaacccggacgacgctaggccaattgtgcgtcgccccacggacctcccggtcgtggccggttacgacagagcctgggcgcgaacccagggactctgatggcacagctggcgctgcagtacagcgcccttaaccactgtgccacccgggaggccgagtTTATCTCAGTCTATTCTGGTTTTAAAAGTGGCCATGTCTTTACAGTCACAATTTAGCCTTGTGAAACCATCCTGATTGCTACGCTCGCCATTCTGTTTCACTTCACATTTTGTGTCTGTGCCTgggtcacaggaggttggtggcaccttaactggagaggacgggctcgtggtaatggctggagtggagttCCACGTGTTGGATACCATTTCATtcgctccattccagacattattaagagccgtccttccctcagcagccaCCACTGGGGGTGTGTTGTGCGAGtgctgaccttctcctccaatggcaGCACTAGAATTCCCTCCACTTTGAGCAGGTTCTTCATGTAGTCTTCCTGCTCCCGCTGCACCCCAGCTCCACAATACACCCGGTCATACGGACCACTCTCTGGGGCTATCTCCAGACAGTTCCCCATCACGAAGCAGGGCTCACAGAACtcaaacctacacacacacacacacacacacatacacacacacacacacccctatgaTTCCCCCATTCCAGAGCCACGTCTGATGTTCCTTGGATACCTGTAGCACTCCCGACACAGTTTCCTCAGAGAATCAGCCTACCCTCCATAACTGCAGTATGTTATCTTACTAGCTTGTTACAGAATAATTCTGTTTAACTGGATCCTCCTGATAGCTTCTATAACTCTGGTATAATGACAATTAACTGGATTCTCCTGATAGCTCATAACTCTGGTTATAATTCCTACATTGTCATTTTCATCATGAAACTCCTACCTGTCGAAGCTGTCGCTGGTCTTGATGAAAAACTCCAGTTTCTGGTATGCATACTCAATGACATCTTGGTGCAGCTCCACCCCATGGTTCACTCCAAATGGACCTACAGTAAAGGGGAGAAACAAGGTGTGAGTACATTTGCACTTTCCATCTTATTTTCCATTTTCTTATGTAAAGCAATGGtaaaaatgatttttaagccaTTCTTGCCcttataattgttttattttgtttcacCTGGCCAGGTGAGGTTTGTGCCATCCTGACTCACCCAGTATGAGTCCCACCATAGTGCTGAGGTAGCCCGTACCACTGCCCAGATTGAGGAAGGACAGGCCAGGCTGGAGATCCAAGGCCTCCATCACCTCGGAGTAGATGCAGGGTGCTGAGAGGTGGATGTTGCCGTGCCTCCAGGCCAGGTCCTTGTAGGCACTGTCTCTGAACTCTTCCAGATAGTAGTCGGCCCTGTCGATAGCCCTAAAGGCCTGCTCCACCAGGTCCGAGCGGATGTACTGAGCCTCCTTCAGGTTGTCAATCAACTCATCGTTATCCTCCCCCGCACTCACAGCTCCTCCCATCCTCACAGACtcgctgagagagagatgaggatagaGTCAGACAAAAAAGTGTCTAAAAATATTGATCAATTGATTCAGATTGATtcatccccctcatctcctcaGACTGTTCACTGTTACCATCTTGCAAACGGCATCAGAACATCGGGTCTCAGGGCAAAAGGCTCCCGAGACAGCTTCAACCACCAGgcaatcagactgctgaacagctaccCCTTGCTGTCTACCTGCTCAGACCTGCTCCTGAGAGATTATTTGTACCTCAGAGACTATCCACACTTTACAGACTATAGGCACCGACTCTCATACACATACAACCcttacacataaacacacacacactcacacagtcaaCACTGCTGTTCTATTATGTACTATTTATTCAACTGTGCGAACAGTACACGATCCAATTTATATCTGTAAAAAGTCATACTTGACATAGGATGTTCataatttacagtgcattcagaaagtactcactccccttgacttttcacattgttacgttacagacgtATACTAAATAGGTTTACAAATGTTtgctcatttatttaaaaaaatgaatattacatttacataagtattccgagcCTTTCCTCtctacttttttgaagcacctttggcagcaatttcaGGCTTGAGTCTGAGATATGACACTAAGCTTGGTACActggtatttggggagtttctcccattcttctctgcagatcctctcaagctctgtcaagttgcatggggagcattgctagacatctattttcaggtctctcaagagagtctgaggtcctgagcgcaaacatccccacagcatgatgctgccaccgccatgcttcaccgtagggatggtgccaggtttcttctagACATGacagttcaatcttgttttcatcagaccagagaatcttgtttctcatggtctgagagtcctttaggtgcctcttggcaTAATCCAAGCgggccgtcatgtgccttttactgaggagtggcttccgtctggccacttaaccataaaggcctgattggtggagtgctgcagagatatggttgtccttctggaaggttatcacATGGCACTGGTTCGAATgcccgagccaactaggtgaaagaaatcattatttttttcattaaatagtacccgcaaaacagcagtctcaacagtgaagaggcgacgccgggatgctggccttctaggcagagttcctctgtccagtgtctgtgttattttgcccatcttaatattttattttttattggccagtctgagatatggctttttctttgcaactctgcctagaaggtcagcatcccggagttgcctcttcactgttgacgttgagactggtgttttgcgggtactatttaatgaagctgccagttgaggacttgtggggCGTCCGTTTCTcacactagacactaatgtacttgtcctcttgctcagttgtgcacctagGCCTCCCACttctttttctattctggttagagccagtttgcgctgttctgtgaagggagtagtacacagcgttgtacgagatcttcagtttcttggcaatttctcacatggaatagcctaagtttctcagaacatgaatagactgacgagtttcagaagaaagttctttgtttctggccatgtgccaacataattgcaaaagggttttctaatgttcaattagcctattaaaatgataaacttggattagctaacacaacgtgccattggaacacaggagtgatggttgctgataatgggcctctgtacgcctatgtagatattccataaaaataaaaaaaattaatctgtcgtttccagctaaaatagtaatttacaacattaacaatgtctatactgtatttcagatcaattttatgttattttcattgaaaaaaatggacaaaaacaaggaaatgtcagtgaccccaaacttttgaacggtagtgtatatgca carries:
- the LOC112215885 gene encoding protein-L-isoaspartate O-methyltransferase domain-containing protein 2-like, which codes for MGGAVSAGEDNDELIDNLKEAQYIRSDLVEQAFRAIDRADYYLEEFRDSAYKDLAWRHGNIHLSAPCIYSEVMEALDLQPGLSFLNLGSGTGYLSTMVGLILGPFGVNHGVELHQDVIEYAYQKLEFFIKTSDSFDRFEFCEPCFVMGNCLEIAPESGPYDRVYCGAGVQREQEDYMKNLLKVEGILVLPLEEKLTKITRTGYNSWETKNIIAVSFAPLVLPKHRDNSKPKAVPLPTMFEVRTLQDLARIFIRLMLKKTVVGPGPLPRGLAHNGERLRQAQHCGSTLLSNRYVFMSRLIPGPLDDDNNRSDAEHEEEEGNCRIRGEPEEEEQEEEGEESREGGALLHEAPVNLLRERILSLPLPEPLKMYMLHYREK